A window from Mustela erminea isolate mMusErm1 chromosome 17, mMusErm1.Pri, whole genome shotgun sequence encodes these proteins:
- the TMEM81 gene encoding transmembrane protein 81, whose amino-acid sequence MRTSAAGFLLGSLVLAFGRPLVVTSPKTLAIPKQLQQAVGRVIVSATTCTVTCGLGYKEETVCEVGPDGARRKCVSRRVECLMNWICGMLHFTTRRGKAFELSCLSSDILQVGKEAFRFTWRLARGIISTDDEIFRPFRASSHLLKFESIQEYDSGTYRCDVQLLRNLKFVKRLYFGLRVLPPHLVNLDFHQSLTENQKLVDEGLEVNLDNSSKPQHPLWEEKVAIALGIGIASGVVGGVLLVIALGGGLRLMHGSDGLESFKAFLWKGWLSRNPDQFRKPG is encoded by the coding sequence ATGAGGACCTCGGCCGCTGGTTTCCTCCTTGGGAGCCTGGTGTTGGCCTTTGGTCGGCCTTTGGTGGTGACTTCACCGAAAACACTGGCCATCCCAAAGCAACTTCAGCAAGCCGTGGGGCGGGTTATTGTCAGTGCCACCACCTGCACGGTCACCTGTGGCCTTGGCTATAAGGAAGAGACGGTCTGCGAGGTGGGCCCTGATGGCGCGAGAAGGAAGTGTGTGTCTCGGCGCGTGGAGTGTTTGATGAACTGGATCTGTGGGATGCTCCACTTCACCACCCGCAGAGGGAAGGCGTTCGAGCTCAGCTGCCTGAGTTCAGACATCCtgcaggtggggaaggaggcttTCCGGTTCACCTGGAGGCTGGCTCGTGGCATCATCTCAACTGACGATGAAATCTTCAGACCCTTCCGGGCCAGCTCGCACTTGCTGAAGTTTGAGTCTATTCAGGAGTATGACTCTGGGACATACCGGTGTGATGTGCAGCTGTTAAGGAACTTGAAATTTGTCAAGAGGCTCTATTTCGGGCTGCGGGTCCTTCCTCCTCACTTGGTGAACCTGGATTTCCATCAGTCCCTTACTGAGAATCAGAAGTTAGTCGATGAGGGCCTGGAAGTGAATCTGGACAACAGTTCTAAGCCTCAGCACCCACTGTGGGAAGAGAAGGTGGCCATAGCCTTGGGAATAGGAATCGCCAGTGGAGTGGTAGGTGGCGTGTTGCTGGTCATTGCCCTGGGCGGCGGGCTGAGGCTGATGCATGGCAGTGATGGCCTCGAGTCCTTCAAAGCCTTCCTCTGGAAAGGCTGGCTGTCCAGGAACCCGGACCAGTTTAGGAAGCCAGGCTAG